AGGTCTAATGTAACATAATTTTAAATTCAGTTCTGTCGTATCTTTCTTAGGTTCGTCATAAACAACTGTTAGAAGTACTAAAGAAATTCGAGAAACTGGACAGGTTATGTCTATAATGGAAAGCTTAAAAACTAATACTTAACATAGATAATGAGGGTGGTAAGAATATAAAAATAGTTAGAGTAAACTTCAATGGTTAATATATATGCTACTAGGAAATTGAATCATTTCTTATCTTAATTAATTCCTCTATACTAGGCTCGATATAGGGGGATTCCTCTGTTTTAATATCTTTGAAATTTAATTCATCATTTTTGACCATGTGATTATTTATTGTAATTATAGTATAATTAAACAAATATTTTAATTTACAATAATTAAATATTATCGATTATTGTAAATCGTATAAAACAAATTTAGTTAAATGGGGATGGAATAATAATGATAGATTTATTTAGAGCGTTTTCTACAACAGAAGATTTTTTTTATGAAGGTGCATTTATTGCTAAAGTAAAATATCAGCGTTTCAAATCAAAATTAGATGAAGAAACTTATAGAAGTGAGCTTCTGAAAAGCAATGAAAAACTTTGTATAGCAACCTGTAGCGGATATATTGAAAATGAAATTGCGGAAACATTAACTGTATATTTAATGATGAATGTAACTGTTAAAGAACCTGTTCAAACAGAAACGATTCAAGAGAAAGAGACTTTATGGCATAATTTTTCAAAAGAAGAAATTGCAGATTTTAGTCATCTAACAGGAGATACAAATTCTATTCATCTTACTGAGAATCCTGTTGTACAAGGGCTATTTATTTTGAAAGAACTTTGTAACACTACTAAAGCAAATAAAATAAAAGTAAAATATATTTATCCTGTTTATGGTGATAAACCAATTTATTTGAAACAAGAAGGAAATCTTATCAAGGGTTTTAGTAATGGGATATTATGCTTTAAAGCAACCATATTTTAAAATATTCAATGTAATATAAATAGTGCATAAAGGGAGTGTTAAAATGGATTCAGTGATGTCATGTATATTAGATCGTAGAAGTGTTCGGTCATATACTTCAAAAGAAGTAAGTAAAGATGCTGTTATACAAATATTAACTGCAGCTAATTGGGCTCCATCTGGTAACAATATGCAACCTTGGAGGTTCTCTGTAGTAATTAATAATAAAGACATGATATCTTTGAAAATATTGTAAGTTGGTTATAAATTTAAAGATTAGGAGAAATAATAAAATGAAAAGTACTAATATCTATGCTATTCATGGTTATACATCTTCCAGCCACGCAGAATGGTTTCCATGGCTGAAAGAACAGTTTAAAAATAGTCCTGTTAAAATGGATATTCCCAATATGCCTGATTCCGGGGATCCACATCTTGAAACTTGGCTTAAACATCTTCGTAAAAATGTTTTGGATATTGATGAAAATACGATATTTATCGGTCATAGTCTTGGATGTGTTACGGTACTGCGCTATATTCTCGAAAAAAACATAAAAATCAAAGGTGCAATACTTGTTTCAGGTTTCATAAATGAAAATCCGATGGATGAACAAACAGAAGGCCTTCAAGAATTTGTAGATGGATCACTTGACATGGCAGTAATAAAAAGTCTAATTTCATCAAGAATTGTTATTACTGCAACAGATGATGATATTGTCCCAACCGAAGCAACACAAAAATTAGCCAAAGTGTTAGATGCAAATCTTATTATTCTTTCATCAGGAAAGCATTTTATTGCTCGTGATGGATATACTGATTTTCCTATTTTATTGAATGAAATCCAGAAATTGATTAACGATTAATATTATCCTTATATATATTATATGAAAATCAAAAAAGTTATTAAACCGGCAGCAAGACTTGGAACAAGGTAACGTCGTGAGATGATGACCACTAGGATAGCTGCAGCATTAGGTGCGGATGCAATGGGAGAACATTTGGGTGGTGATGCAGACGGTATAGCTAATTCAATTAGACAGGTTATGTCTATAATGGAAAAATGAATATTTAATTGATGAGTGTAGGAAAAAAGAATAACAGAGATATGTCGACTATGCAAGAAAGTGTTAATTTATTAAAATCTTTTTAAAGGGGAAAAAAAATAGATGGATATTATTAAGGGGAAGAAACAAGACCTATCAGGCATTCTTGATATAATTTCTAACTGTATAAAACATATGGAGAGTCAAAGCATATATCAGTGGAATGAGTTTTATCCAAATTCGGATATTATTGAAAATGATATTAATAGTGAGCATTGTTATGTTTTAAAGGATAATGGCAAGTATATAGCATATGTTGCAATAAATGAAGAACAATCTCCAGAATACAGTCAAATAAACTGGTTTACTGATGGAATAAAGGTATTAGTTATTCATAGATTGTCTGTTCATCCGGAATCTCAGGGAAAGGGTATTGCAAAAAAAATGTTAAAGTTTATTGAGGACGTCGCTACTAAAAATAACTATTCATGTATTAGATTAGATGCTTATAGTGGAAATGAAACAGCACTTAAATTATATGAGAATTTTGGTTATAAAAAAGTGGGGCAGGTATATTTTCCTTGGAGAGACATTCCTTTCTATTGTTATGAGAAAAAAATAAACAGTACTTTGTTATGCTATTGAGTTACAAAAGTTGTCGCTATAAATATGACT
This window of the Clostridium estertheticum genome carries:
- a CDS encoding nitroreductase family protein, yielding MDSVMSCILDRRSVRSYTSKEVSKDAVIQILTAANWAPSGNNMQPWRFSVVINNKDMISLKIL
- a CDS encoding RBBP9/YdeN family alpha/beta hydrolase yields the protein MKSTNIYAIHGYTSSSHAEWFPWLKEQFKNSPVKMDIPNMPDSGDPHLETWLKHLRKNVLDIDENTIFIGHSLGCVTVLRYILEKNIKIKGAILVSGFINENPMDEQTEGLQEFVDGSLDMAVIKSLISSRIVITATDDDIVPTEATQKLAKVLDANLIILSSGKHFIARDGYTDFPILLNEIQKLIND
- a CDS encoding GNAT family N-acetyltransferase, whose product is MDIIKGKKQDLSGILDIISNCIKHMESQSIYQWNEFYPNSDIIENDINSEHCYVLKDNGKYIAYVAINEEQSPEYSQINWFTDGIKVLVIHRLSVHPESQGKGIAKKMLKFIEDVATKNNYSCIRLDAYSGNETALKLYENFGYKKVGQVYFPWRDIPFYCYEKKINSTLLCY